In Caproiciproducens sp. NJN-50, the following are encoded in one genomic region:
- a CDS encoding DUF4179 domain-containing protein, whose product MRSFRSEYKTEANLRPIPNDLFSRTGKAMRQAPRRGKIRWGILIPACALVAFGSVTAVAYGIRQFAKFPEPIYQKKITSSVPAEVENAVGKSIQMTAQADGLTITVNRTACDNQRMYIAFTVKSTDSTPLQESTATRRSRLQEFAEASVGAGEKQYNCFTFRTDDASVPDTAQFEAIAEGDFSGQNGKQVTLSLKDFTDEVNSCEDAGFLFKNLGELYRKMSPEQPEHFLKTGLFDVYADKSLVAPSWTIPAGKQHVGFSSLYPGSYLDNIGFHETGEYGCQQNLLYLSITPGNSTEASGLKELCFQNTETGNPVNFEDEIITGNGVEHVGFDSEEAYQNAVKKDKDQKLALNRGRIVLALNPRLDDNRLTGDCTVNDLDHYRIARNFKSKRLTRFPGKWEIPFTLSFADTSRTFHPAQSGTTPNGLHLTVQSITISDLSISFSGTCAEGGQKALFPNTPIKLFLKDGSTVTESENKIGGSVDPDGDFEFSGSLETLVDAKQIESVELFGVRVPLTK is encoded by the coding sequence ATGAGGAGTTTTCGGAGCGAATACAAGACGGAGGCCAATCTCCGGCCCATTCCAAATGATCTGTTCAGCCGGACGGGAAAAGCGATGCGCCAGGCTCCGCGCCGCGGGAAAATCCGCTGGGGCATTCTGATCCCGGCCTGCGCGCTGGTCGCGTTCGGCTCCGTCACCGCCGTCGCTTACGGCATCCGGCAGTTCGCAAAGTTTCCGGAACCGATCTATCAAAAGAAAATCACTTCGTCTGTCCCGGCGGAGGTGGAGAACGCGGTGGGGAAAAGCATTCAAATGACGGCACAGGCGGACGGCCTCACGATCACCGTGAACCGGACGGCCTGCGACAACCAGAGGATGTATATCGCCTTCACGGTAAAAAGCACGGATTCGACGCCGCTTCAAGAGTCCACCGCGACCCGCAGGTCGCGGCTGCAGGAATTTGCCGAAGCGAGCGTTGGCGCCGGAGAAAAACAGTATAACTGCTTTACCTTCCGCACGGATGACGCCTCCGTTCCGGACACCGCGCAGTTTGAAGCGATTGCGGAAGGGGATTTTTCAGGACAAAACGGCAAGCAGGTGACTCTGTCGCTCAAGGATTTTACCGATGAGGTGAATTCCTGCGAAGACGCCGGGTTCCTGTTCAAGAATCTCGGCGAGCTGTACCGGAAAATGTCGCCGGAGCAGCCGGAGCATTTTCTCAAGACGGGACTGTTCGACGTTTACGCGGACAAATCACTGGTTGCGCCCAGCTGGACCATTCCGGCGGGGAAGCAGCATGTCGGATTTTCCAGCCTTTACCCCGGATCCTATCTTGACAACATCGGGTTCCACGAAACCGGGGAGTACGGCTGCCAGCAGAATCTGCTCTATCTCAGCATCACGCCCGGAAACAGCACGGAAGCATCCGGGCTGAAAGAGCTCTGCTTCCAGAACACGGAGACGGGAAACCCGGTCAATTTCGAGGATGAAATTATCACCGGGAACGGCGTGGAGCATGTGGGCTTTGACAGCGAGGAAGCCTATCAGAACGCGGTAAAAAAGGATAAGGACCAGAAACTTGCCCTGAACAGAGGGAGAATCGTCCTCGCGCTGAATCCGAGGCTGGACGACAACCGTCTGACCGGCGACTGCACGGTGAACGACCTGGACCATTACAGGATCGCCCGAAATTTCAAATCGAAAAGGCTGACGCGTTTTCCCGGCAAATGGGAAATTCCGTTCACACTTTCCTTTGCCGACACGTCGCGGACCTTCCATCCGGCTCAAAGCGGCACGACCCCGAACGGGCTGCATCTCACGGTCCAAAGCATCACGATTTCCGACCTGTCGATCTCTTTCTCCGGAACCTGCGCGGAGGGAGGGCAAAAAGCACTTTTTCCGAACACGCCCATCAAACTCTTCCTGAAAGACGGCTCGACCGTGACGGAGAGTGAAAATAAAATCGGCGGAAGCGTGGATCCCGACGGAGATTTTGAATTTTCCGGCAGCCTCGAAACGCTGGTCGACGCGAAGCAGATCGAGTCGGTCGAACTGTTCGGAGTCCGCGTGCCGCTCACAAAATAA
- the hflX gene encoding GTPase HflX yields the protein MHENKEKQERALLVEVDTGEYDAQSSLAELYELTRSAGAQPFGAMTQKRPSPDAATCVGSGMMSQIADFVQKYELNLIIFDRELSPTQIRNTERLSGVRVIDRTMLILDIFAARAKSREGKLQVELAQLKYLLPRLGGHGSELSRLGGGIGTRGPGESQLETDRRHIRRRIDSLTRQIHDVELHRRQISRRRKKDGFVTAALVGYTNAGKSTLMNALTGAGVPAEDMLFCTLDPTARTLRLPGGETVMLIDTVGFVRRLPHHLVQAFRSTLEQAVEADIILNVCDASSPEAPAHLEVTRKLLAELGCGDRPIIPVLNKCDLIPDIGDIPMIGQAVRVSARTGEGLDQLLATMEEKLPKPSLRVRLLLPFTESGLEAEIRKSGNVESEEYTENGFMLTASIPPGLSGVLSRFLIE from the coding sequence ATGCACGAAAACAAGGAGAAACAGGAACGCGCCCTTTTGGTTGAAGTGGACACGGGGGAATACGACGCGCAGTCCTCTCTGGCGGAGCTGTACGAATTGACCCGCAGCGCGGGCGCGCAGCCATTCGGCGCGATGACGCAGAAAAGGCCGTCGCCGGACGCCGCCACCTGCGTGGGAAGCGGAATGATGAGCCAGATCGCCGATTTTGTACAAAAATACGAACTGAACCTTATCATCTTTGACCGCGAGCTGTCCCCCACCCAGATCCGCAACACCGAGCGGCTGAGCGGAGTGCGCGTGATCGACCGGACCATGCTGATTCTGGACATCTTCGCGGCGCGGGCAAAAAGCCGGGAAGGCAAGCTTCAGGTGGAACTCGCCCAGTTGAAATATCTGCTGCCGCGCCTCGGGGGGCACGGCAGTGAGCTTTCCCGCCTGGGAGGCGGAATCGGAACGCGGGGCCCCGGAGAAAGCCAGCTGGAAACCGACCGCCGGCACATCCGCCGCCGGATCGATTCCCTGACGCGGCAGATTCACGACGTGGAACTGCACCGCAGACAGATCAGCCGGCGAAGAAAAAAGGATGGCTTTGTCACCGCGGCGCTGGTCGGCTACACAAACGCGGGAAAATCGACGCTGATGAACGCGCTGACCGGCGCGGGGGTACCGGCGGAAGACATGCTGTTCTGCACGCTCGACCCCACGGCACGCACCTTACGGCTGCCGGGCGGCGAAACGGTGATGCTGATCGACACCGTCGGCTTTGTCCGCCGCCTGCCCCATCACCTGGTGCAGGCGTTTCGCTCCACGCTGGAGCAGGCTGTGGAAGCGGACATCATCCTGAACGTCTGCGATGCCTCCAGTCCGGAGGCTCCCGCCCACCTGGAAGTGACAAGAAAGCTTCTCGCGGAACTCGGCTGCGGGGATCGCCCCATCATCCCGGTCCTGAACAAATGCGACCTGATCCCGGACATCGGAGATATCCCGATGATCGGTCAGGCGGTGCGCGTCAGCGCACGGACGGGCGAGGGGTTGGATCAGCTCCTCGCCACAATGGAGGAGAAGCTCCCGAAACCGTCTTTAAGGGTCCGGCTGCTGCTTCCCTTCACCGAATCCGGCCTGGAAGCCGAAATCCGAAAGAGCGGCAACGTGGAAAGCGAGGAATACACCGAAAACGGCTTTATGCTGACCGCGAGCATTCCGCCCGGGCTTTCCGGGGTCTTGAGCCGGTTTTTAATTGAATAA
- a CDS encoding leucine-rich repeat domain-containing protein, whose product MKAIVRVSFSMVFSALFLVLASGCGKQPISTSASAQESSSSVPVSSGQQSGGASSSGSPDSVISNDANGIPDKAFYQAVLKTPQENGKTPVDENGDGKLQVKEAQSVPYIAHWEKKGIGSVQGIDRLNAVEIHLENNRITDLSPLVKRALKVKTGEDPVCAYLNGNKVNNLYSLTAPILLSSKMGIQIDQLDLSGNEITDVSPLGLLKDAGIKNLNLSHNKVENVDALLNGTMFEVLDLSYNRIAKIGSCDTGVFYLDLSHNRIESVQSLSGTFLTQLYLSDNDLTDLNFIKGIKGDGTNGKGLVCLDASGNRLSSLPDFKSWGWTNLSPEKDDGTYRVDFSGNRLTESEFKAKMPEAFLSAKRTGSDGDTVIDGAKWLAEQVRQQKAA is encoded by the coding sequence ATGAAAGCAATCGTCCGCGTCAGCTTTTCCATGGTTTTTTCGGCTCTTTTTCTTGTTTTGGCGTCAGGCTGCGGCAAGCAGCCCATTTCCACGAGCGCATCGGCGCAGGAATCGTCCTCGTCCGTCCCTGTTTCCTCCGGCCAGCAGAGCGGAGGGGCATCCTCCTCCGGATCCCCCGATTCGGTCATCTCGAACGACGCGAACGGAATCCCCGACAAGGCCTTTTACCAGGCGGTTCTGAAAACGCCCCAAGAAAATGGAAAGACACCCGTGGACGAAAACGGGGATGGAAAGCTGCAGGTCAAAGAGGCACAGTCCGTGCCCTACATCGCGCATTGGGAGAAAAAGGGGATCGGGTCGGTCCAGGGGATCGACCGGCTGAACGCCGTCGAAATCCATCTGGAAAACAACCGGATCACCGATCTTTCCCCGCTGGTGAAGCGCGCCCTGAAGGTAAAAACCGGCGAGGACCCGGTCTGCGCGTATCTGAACGGAAACAAGGTGAATAACCTGTACTCCCTGACCGCCCCGATCCTGCTTTCGAGCAAAATGGGCATCCAGATCGACCAGCTCGACCTTTCGGGGAATGAGATCACGGATGTCTCGCCGCTCGGCCTGCTGAAAGACGCGGGAATCAAAAATCTGAACCTGAGCCACAACAAAGTCGAGAACGTCGACGCGCTGCTGAACGGGACCATGTTCGAGGTCCTCGATCTTTCCTACAACCGGATCGCAAAGATCGGAAGCTGCGACACCGGCGTGTTCTACCTCGACCTTTCCCACAACCGGATCGAAAGCGTTCAAAGCCTTTCGGGAACGTTCCTCACGCAGCTGTATCTGTCGGACAACGATCTGACGGATCTGAACTTTATCAAGGGAATCAAGGGAGACGGGACGAACGGGAAGGGGCTGGTCTGCCTGGACGCTTCCGGCAACCGGCTCTCCTCCCTGCCGGATTTCAAAAGCTGGGGCTGGACCAATCTTTCCCCGGAGAAGGACGACGGAACGTATCGGGTGGATTTCAGCGGCAACCGCCTGACGGAGAGCGAATTCAAAGCCAAAATGCCGGAGGCGTTCCTTTCGGCAAAGAGAACGGGTTCGGACGGCGATACCGTCATCGACGGCGCAAAATGGCTGGCCGAACAGGTGCGGCAGCAAAAGGCGGCGTAA
- a CDS encoding RNA polymerase sigma factor, whose translation MAFLMEPEMALERYGSMVYRLALARTRNSADAEDVFQEVFLRLVRSEPRFENEEHLKAWLIHTAVNCGRSLWKSIARRREEPLPPDGELPAREAEENAGVYYSVMRLPPRYRTVIHLFYYEDMPIEEIGRALRISYSAAAKRLSRARELLKRDLMKGEEYEEFSERIQDGGQSPAHSK comes from the coding sequence ATGGCGTTTTTGATGGAGCCGGAAATGGCGCTGGAGCGGTATGGAAGCATGGTGTACCGGCTCGCGCTTGCGCGGACGAGAAATTCGGCGGATGCGGAGGATGTCTTTCAGGAGGTCTTTCTGCGGCTGGTCCGTTCCGAGCCCCGGTTCGAGAATGAAGAACATCTGAAAGCCTGGCTGATTCACACGGCGGTCAACTGCGGCCGCAGCCTGTGGAAATCCATCGCGCGGCGCCGGGAGGAACCCCTTCCGCCGGATGGGGAGCTTCCGGCGCGGGAGGCGGAGGAAAACGCCGGGGTCTATTACAGCGTCATGCGCCTGCCGCCCAGGTACCGCACCGTGATTCATCTGTTTTATTACGAGGACATGCCGATCGAAGAAATCGGCCGCGCGCTGCGCATCAGCTATTCGGCGGCGGCAAAGCGGCTGAGCCGGGCCAGAGAGCTTTTGAAGCGCGACCTGATGAAAGGAGAAGAATATGAGGAGTTTTCGGAGCGAATACAAGACGGAGGCCAATCTCCGGCCCATTCCAAATGA
- a CDS encoding GGDEF domain-containing protein, with the protein MTEKMTLNKLRENLDFFNKMYDAVRLVDPIRKRVMECRGNSTGETCEVCYDYWGNGRICENCVSVRAHREQKSFMKLEHSPGAVMLLTALPVESAEPPVVLELLKNATDTMLIGSGEYNKGEKFFDAVRDINNMAIRDELTSLYNRRFLDDRLPVDIVSAVAEQKPLSVIFADIDNMKTVNDTYGHAAGDKLLRRAADTIRTCIRTGADWAARYGGDEFVICLKNTGGDGARRISERIYRDLEKTMMSIGDCDITVMVSLGVVTMPASGLTAKELVEMADREMYRTKEQHKKSSS; encoded by the coding sequence ATGACCGAAAAAATGACTCTGAATAAATTACGGGAAAATTTGGACTTTTTTAACAAAATGTATGACGCGGTGCGCCTCGTGGACCCGATTCGGAAGCGGGTAATGGAATGCCGCGGCAACAGCACGGGAGAAACCTGCGAGGTGTGTTACGACTATTGGGGAAACGGACGCATCTGCGAAAACTGCGTCTCGGTAAGGGCTCACCGCGAGCAGAAGAGCTTTATGAAGTTGGAGCACAGTCCCGGCGCGGTCATGCTACTGACCGCCCTGCCGGTTGAATCCGCCGAGCCGCCCGTGGTACTGGAGCTTTTGAAGAACGCGACGGACACCATGCTGATCGGTTCGGGCGAGTACAACAAGGGAGAGAAATTCTTCGACGCGGTCCGGGACATCAACAATATGGCGATCCGGGATGAACTGACATCCCTGTACAACCGCAGGTTTCTGGATGACCGCCTGCCGGTCGACATTGTAAGCGCCGTGGCGGAACAAAAGCCGCTGTCAGTGATTTTCGCTGACATTGATAACATGAAAACCGTGAACGATACGTATGGCCACGCGGCGGGAGACAAGCTGCTGCGGCGTGCGGCGGACACCATTCGGACCTGCATCCGGACCGGCGCGGATTGGGCGGCCCGCTACGGCGGAGACGAATTCGTGATCTGCCTGAAAAACACCGGCGGTGACGGCGCCCGCCGCATTTCAGAACGGATCTATCGTGATTTGGAAAAAACCATGATGTCTATAGGGGACTGTGATATTACGGTTATGGTTTCGCTGGGCGTTGTAACCATGCCGGCTTCCGGCCTGACCGCGAAAGAGCTTGTAGAGATGGCGGACAGGGAGATGTATCGGACAAAAGAGCAACATAAAAAGTCATCGTCCTGA
- a CDS encoding methyl-accepting chemotaxis protein, translating into MKGKWKREKKRNSKLKQKRRFHFGGGKSLTVKMLAWIGIPVLCFFCAAALLVLNSVRQSVAQIIGVQLSAQSKSVSSEISEFFTGYMKSAESLAASTQVKSLFLDTVEGTSVMQSEEYMAVLQTLQNIQDTDQDNIVAAWVADADSNQMMESTGQVVSSGFDLEQASWYREMTSEKGEVLTEPYQNAATNRQIVSVVCPVYQKDTDKVIGAAGLDVTLDRLNDLVSGYKLGRNGFLILTSKNGTVVSSPNQDWNNKSISKTGLPANLISAILGGTSEIVQYDALGGKNYGYVAAVGKTGWAVTTGLPENEYNSSVSSVQTTMAAVYGISLLLLLILLVFLSLTIVRPLKKLQSAAQKIADGDLDVSVELHASDEVGQVGSAISNIVGRLREYIRYIDEISSVLDRIAEGNLIYDLKCDYEGEFSKIRQSLLHIRGTLSDTFAGIAEAADEVAAGSAQLAGGSQSLSQGAAGQAASVEELSASVTEVEERVERSAGSAEEAKLLSDAASEQMRTGNERMAELTKAMEEIRNSSGQIGQILKTIDDIAFQTNILALNAAVEAARAGEAGKGFSVVADEVRSLAAKSSEAAKSTSALIEASLRSVNNGASVAEETGKAFSKAGDSVHRTSELMAGVAEITAQQTGSIRQIRQGLDQISSAVQTTSATAEEAAASSEELSGQAGELKSLVGKFKIES; encoded by the coding sequence ATGAAGGGAAAATGGAAGAGGGAAAAAAAGCGGAACTCAAAATTGAAGCAAAAGAGAAGATTCCACTTTGGGGGCGGAAAAAGTCTGACGGTTAAAATGCTGGCCTGGATCGGAATTCCCGTACTGTGCTTTTTCTGCGCCGCCGCTTTGCTCGTGCTGAACAGCGTGCGGCAATCCGTTGCACAGATCATCGGCGTCCAGCTTTCCGCGCAGTCAAAGTCGGTTTCCAGTGAAATCAGCGAATTTTTCACCGGCTACATGAAATCGGCGGAAAGCCTTGCGGCAAGCACGCAGGTAAAGTCTCTGTTTCTCGACACGGTGGAGGGGACCTCCGTCATGCAGAGCGAAGAATACATGGCGGTTCTGCAGACGCTGCAGAACATTCAGGACACGGACCAGGATAACATCGTGGCGGCGTGGGTGGCCGACGCCGACTCGAACCAGATGATGGAATCCACCGGGCAGGTGGTCTCATCCGGGTTTGATCTGGAACAGGCATCGTGGTACCGGGAAATGACCAGCGAAAAAGGGGAAGTCCTGACTGAGCCTTACCAGAACGCGGCGACAAACCGGCAGATTGTCAGCGTCGTATGCCCGGTTTATCAGAAAGATACCGACAAGGTCATCGGCGCTGCGGGACTTGACGTCACCCTGGACAGGCTCAACGACCTTGTGAGCGGATACAAGCTGGGCCGGAACGGATTTCTGATTCTGACCTCCAAAAACGGAACGGTTGTCAGCTCGCCTAATCAGGACTGGAATAACAAAAGCATATCGAAAACCGGGCTTCCCGCTAATCTGATCTCCGCCATCTTGGGCGGGACTTCGGAAATCGTCCAATACGACGCTTTGGGCGGCAAAAATTACGGGTATGTCGCGGCGGTCGGAAAAACCGGCTGGGCGGTTACGACGGGGCTGCCGGAAAACGAGTACAACAGCTCGGTTTCCTCCGTTCAGACAACCATGGCCGCCGTATATGGGATTTCGCTTCTCCTGCTTCTCATCCTGCTGGTTTTCCTTTCGCTCACCATCGTCAGGCCGCTGAAAAAGCTGCAAAGCGCGGCGCAGAAAATTGCCGACGGAGACCTGGACGTCTCCGTGGAGCTTCACGCTTCCGACGAAGTCGGACAGGTCGGTTCCGCCATTTCCAACATTGTCGGCAGGCTCCGGGAGTACATCCGTTATATCGACGAAATTTCCTCCGTGCTGGACCGGATCGCCGAAGGAAATCTGATTTACGACCTGAAATGCGATTACGAGGGTGAATTTTCCAAAATCAGGCAGTCTCTGCTGCACATCCGCGGCACGCTTTCGGATACCTTCGCCGGCATTGCGGAAGCGGCCGACGAAGTCGCGGCGGGTTCGGCGCAGCTGGCGGGCGGCTCCCAGTCCCTTTCGCAGGGGGCCGCCGGGCAGGCTGCTTCCGTGGAGGAGCTTTCCGCCTCCGTCACGGAAGTGGAGGAGCGCGTGGAGCGCAGCGCAGGCAGCGCGGAAGAAGCAAAGCTGCTTTCGGATGCCGCTTCCGAACAAATGAGGACCGGAAACGAACGGATGGCGGAACTGACGAAGGCGATGGAGGAGATCAGGAATTCTTCCGGGCAGATCGGCCAGATTCTGAAAACCATCGACGACATCGCCTTCCAGACCAACATTCTCGCCCTGAACGCGGCGGTGGAAGCGGCGCGCGCCGGGGAGGCCGGAAAGGGATTCTCCGTTGTGGCGGATGAAGTCCGCAGCCTTGCCGCGAAAAGTTCCGAGGCGGCAAAGAGCACTTCGGCTCTGATCGAAGCCTCCCTGCGCAGCGTGAACAACGGCGCGTCCGTCGCGGAGGAAACGGGGAAAGCCTTTTCCAAAGCGGGCGACAGCGTACACAGGACCTCGGAGCTGATGGCGGGAGTCGCGGAAATCACCGCGCAGCAGACCGGCTCCATCCGGCAGATCCGGCAGGGACTGGACCAGATTTCCTCCGCGGTGCAGACCACTTCCGCGACCGCGGAGGAGGCGGCGGCCTCCAGCGAGGAGCTGAGCGGCCAGGCCGGGGAACTGAAATCGCTGGTCGGCAAATTCAAAATTGAATCATAG
- a CDS encoding histidine kinase, giving the protein MDLELSGGDFAADESGRPKTVTGAEELFQRAGIRLSVPLGSFACNPALGSRLHTLTADTPLREEKALSMAQEALRGLPQLAVAEASFPEDDPSKVKITLIYGGDSRDVEVKL; this is encoded by the coding sequence ATGGATCTTGAACTTTCCGGCGGCGATTTCGCCGCGGACGAAAGCGGAAGGCCCAAAACGGTCACCGGGGCGGAGGAGCTGTTCCAGCGCGCCGGGATCCGGCTGTCCGTGCCGCTCGGGTCGTTTGCCTGCAACCCCGCGCTCGGCAGCCGTCTGCATACGCTGACGGCCGACACGCCGCTGCGGGAGGAAAAAGCTCTTTCCATGGCACAGGAAGCGCTGCGGGGGCTGCCGCAGCTCGCCGTGGCGGAGGCGTCCTTTCCGGAGGACGACCCTTCCAAGGTTAAAATCACGCTGATTTACGGCGGCGACAGCCGCGATGTGGAGGTGAAGCTCTGA
- a CDS encoding carbon starvation CstA family protein: protein MITFFVSLILLIVGYFTYSKVVDKVFQPYQSPTPCVAHPDGVDFVPISTPKAFLVELLNIAGLGPIFGALLGALWGPVVYFWIVLGTIFAGGVHDFASGTLSMRQDGASISEVTGRNLGKVMLQIMRVFSVILLVLIGATFTTGPAGLFAQLTPASLTKNFWVVILLIYYFLATLFPIDKIIGKLYPIFGALLILMCLGVMGGILFTGNYTVQEISIANQHPAKTPIWSMMFITVACGACSGFHSTQAPLIARCVDDERKNRKIFYGAMVAEGVIALIWATVGIAYYGGTQGLYDAGNAIHNNQSAMVYNIGKGLLGPVGAVLTVLGVGVCPVTSADTAFRSARLTIADWFHIDQKKVSYRLAISIPLFAVGALLTQLDFSVVWRYFSYSNQTLAMIVLWSAAAYLCKWKKNSMASLVAAVPATFMSAVTCTYFFMAPECLHLSTAIAYPVGIIFAVVCAGIYVVKGVIPNWNGKETPAGSAEAT from the coding sequence ATGATCACTTTTTTCGTATCTCTCATATTGCTGATCGTCGGATATTTTACATACAGCAAAGTAGTCGATAAGGTGTTTCAGCCTTATCAATCCCCGACCCCATGTGTTGCGCATCCCGACGGGGTGGACTTTGTGCCGATCAGCACGCCGAAGGCGTTTCTGGTCGAACTGCTCAATATCGCCGGCCTGGGGCCGATATTCGGCGCCCTTCTGGGCGCGCTTTGGGGACCCGTCGTCTATTTTTGGATTGTGCTCGGCACCATTTTCGCCGGCGGCGTGCACGATTTTGCGAGCGGAACGCTTTCCATGCGGCAGGACGGCGCTTCCATTTCCGAGGTTACCGGCAGGAACCTTGGCAAGGTGATGCTGCAGATCATGCGTGTCTTTTCCGTCATTCTGCTTGTCCTGATCGGCGCCACCTTCACCACGGGGCCCGCCGGTCTCTTTGCGCAGCTTACCCCGGCTTCCCTGACGAAGAACTTCTGGGTCGTGATTCTGCTGATCTATTATTTCCTGGCGACGCTTTTCCCGATCGATAAGATCATCGGTAAGCTGTACCCGATTTTCGGGGCGCTGCTTATTTTGATGTGCCTTGGCGTCATGGGCGGCATCCTGTTTACGGGGAATTATACCGTGCAGGAGATATCGATTGCCAACCAGCACCCCGCGAAGACGCCGATCTGGTCCATGATGTTTATCACGGTGGCGTGCGGCGCCTGTTCCGGCTTCCATTCCACGCAGGCCCCTCTCATCGCGCGCTGCGTGGATGACGAGCGCAAGAACCGCAAGATTTTCTACGGCGCGATGGTGGCCGAGGGCGTCATCGCCCTGATCTGGGCGACGGTCGGAATTGCCTATTACGGCGGGACGCAGGGCCTTTACGACGCGGGCAACGCGATTCACAACAATCAGTCCGCGATGGTTTACAATATCGGCAAAGGGCTGCTCGGCCCGGTCGGCGCAGTGCTTACCGTTCTTGGGGTCGGCGTGTGCCCGGTCACTTCGGCGGATACCGCGTTCCGCAGCGCGAGGCTGACGATCGCCGACTGGTTCCATATCGACCAGAAAAAGGTTTCCTACCGCCTTGCGATTTCGATTCCCCTGTTTGCGGTGGGAGCGCTGCTGACGCAGCTGGACTTCAGCGTCGTCTGGCGCTATTTTTCATATTCCAACCAGACCCTGGCCATGATTGTCCTCTGGTCCGCCGCCGCCTATCTCTGCAAATGGAAAAAGAATTCCATGGCTTCGCTCGTCGCGGCCGTGCCTGCGACCTTTATGTCGGCGGTGACCTGCACTTATTTCTTCATGGCGCCCGAATGTTTGCACCTTTCCACCGCGATCGCCTATCCGGTCGGAATCATCTTTGCCGTAGTCTGCGCGGGCATTTATGTCGTCAAAGGCGTGATTCCGAACTGGAACGGAAAGGAGACGCCTGCCGGCAGCGCCGAGGCCACCTGA
- a CDS encoding baseplate J/gp47 family protein, with amino-acid sequence MKKKFTDLAGYSPDDASDIGIRIRLLAGEIYSIGTAVDWLKRQSFAQTANGQELEYRAQERGLSRKNPVQAHGILTFSRDSAIWFDVPVAAGTVCSTAGANPVRYVTTGAAVLKANTLSVDVPAQAEEGGSAGNAEAGSITVAVTIPTGIQAVNNASAFAGGEDEESDSALRSRLLQSSASASNGANAAYYRDYALSCDGVDSASVVPRANGAGTVALYLGGRGCAPSDAVVAKISGDLNAAREICTQVTVAAAQMLPVNVTASVTAAAGLDSSEVSAACETAVRNYFDGLGVSEPVVPAALNAALFSTGMIRNCTLSVGTASVSQNQMAVCGTITVTVTQGG; translated from the coding sequence ATGAAGAAAAAATTCACGGACCTCGCCGGGTACTCTCCCGACGACGCGTCGGATATCGGAATCCGAATCCGGTTATTGGCGGGAGAGATCTACTCGATCGGGACCGCGGTCGATTGGCTCAAGCGCCAGTCCTTCGCGCAGACCGCGAACGGGCAGGAGCTGGAATACCGCGCGCAGGAGCGCGGGCTTTCGCGCAAAAACCCGGTGCAGGCGCACGGCATCCTGACCTTTTCCCGCGACTCGGCGATCTGGTTCGACGTGCCGGTCGCGGCCGGAACAGTCTGCTCCACAGCAGGGGCAAACCCGGTGCGGTATGTGACGACCGGGGCCGCCGTCCTGAAAGCGAACACGCTGAGCGTGGACGTGCCCGCCCAGGCGGAGGAAGGCGGCAGCGCGGGAAACGCCGAGGCCGGAAGCATTACGGTCGCCGTCACGATCCCCACCGGCATCCAGGCCGTGAACAATGCCTCCGCCTTTGCGGGCGGAGAGGATGAGGAGAGTGACAGCGCGCTGCGGTCCCGCCTGCTGCAAAGCAGCGCCTCCGCTTCCAACGGAGCGAACGCGGCGTACTACCGGGATTACGCGCTCTCCTGCGACGGGGTCGATTCCGCCAGCGTCGTGCCGCGCGCAAACGGCGCCGGGACGGTCGCGCTGTATCTGGGCGGCAGGGGATGCGCCCCGTCGGACGCCGTCGTCGCCAAAATTTCGGGGGACCTGAACGCCGCGAGGGAAATCTGCACGCAGGTGACCGTGGCGGCGGCGCAAATGCTTCCGGTCAATGTGACGGCCTCGGTGACCGCGGCAGCCGGGCTGGACTCCTCCGAAGTAAGCGCGGCGTGCGAAACGGCGGTCCGAAATTATTTTGACGGCCTCGGCGTTTCGGAGCCGGTCGTCCCCGCCGCGCTGAACGCCGCGCTGTTTTCCACCGGCATGATCCGCAACTGCACGCTCAGCGTGGGTACGGCATCCGTTTCACAGAATCAGATGGCCGTCTGCGGGACCATAACGGTGACCGTGACGCAGGGGGGATAG